The Flavobacterium sp. 123 genome contains a region encoding:
- the rpsL gene encoding 30S ribosomal protein S12, with product MPTIQQLVRTGRTQITKKSKSVALDSCPQRRGVCTRVYTTTPKKPNSAMRKVARVRLTNGNEVNAYIPGEGHNLQEHSIVLVRGGRVKDLPGVRYHIVRGALDTSGVAGRTQRRSKYGAKRPKEAKK from the coding sequence ATGCCAACAATTCAACAATTAGTAAGAACAGGAAGAACTCAGATAACTAAGAAGAGTAAATCGGTTGCTTTAGATTCTTGTCCTCAAAGAAGAGGGGTTTGTACGCGTGTTTACACTACTACACCAAAAAAACCAAACTCTGCAATGCGTAAAGTTGCGCGTGTACGTTTGACAAATGGTAATGAGGTAAATGCCTATATCCCTGGAGAAGGACACAATTTACAAGAGCACTCGATAGTATTAGTTAGGGGTGGAAGGGTAAAAGATTTACCAGGAGTTAGATATCACATCGTTCGTGGTGCACTTGATACGTCAGGAGTAGCAGGAAGAACGCAAAGAAGATCTAAGTACGGAGCAAAACGCCCAAAAGAAGCAAAAAAGTAA
- the rpsG gene encoding 30S ribosomal protein S7, whose amino-acid sequence MRKRAAKKRPLLPDPRFNDQLVTRFVNNLMWDGKKSTAFKVFYDAIDIIETKKQDAEKSSLEIWKDALTNVMPHVEVRSRRVGGATFQIPMQIRPDRKISMAMKWLILYSRRRNEKSMAQRLASECLAAAKEEGAAVKKRMDTHKMAEANKAFSHFRF is encoded by the coding sequence ATGAGAAAAAGAGCGGCAAAGAAAAGACCACTTTTACCAGATCCAAGGTTTAACGACCAGTTGGTGACACGTTTTGTGAATAACTTAATGTGGGATGGTAAGAAATCGACAGCTTTTAAAGTTTTTTATGATGCAATTGACATTATAGAAACAAAAAAGCAAGATGCAGAAAAATCATCATTAGAAATTTGGAAAGATGCTTTAACTAATGTTATGCCTCACGTAGAAGTACGTAGTCGTAGAGTAGGTGGAGCTACATTTCAAATTCCAATGCAAATCAGACCAGACAGAAAAATTTCTATGGCAATGAAGTGGTTAATACTTTATTCTAGAAGAAGAAATGAAAAATCTATGGCTCAAAGGCTAGCTTCTGAATGTTTAGCTGCTGCTAAAGAAGAAGGTGCTGCTGTTAAAAAGAGAATGGATACTCATAAAATGGCTGAAGCAAACAAAGCGTTCTCACATTTTAGATTTTAA
- the fusA gene encoding elongation factor G, producing MARELKYTRNIGIAAHIDAGKTTTTERILFYTGKSHKIGEVHDGAATMDWMAQEQERGITITSAATTCEWNFPTEQGKILPETLPYHFNIIDTPGHVDFTVEVNRSLRVLDGLVFLFSAVDGVEPQSETNWRLADQYRVPRIGFVNKMDRQGSNFLMVCQQVRDMLKSNAVAITLPIGEENDFKGVVDLVKNQAIVWHEEGLGATYDIVPIPDDMLAEVKEYRSILIEAVADYDENLLEKFMEDEESITEEEINIALRAAVMDMAIIPMIAGSSFKNKGVQFMLDAVCKYLPSPMDKEGITGIHPDDAELLEEDQTKILRKPDVKEPFAALAFKIATDPFVGRLAFFRAYSGRLDAGSYVLNTRSGNKERISRIYQMHANKQNPIEYIEAGDIGAAVGFKDIKTGDTLCDEKHPIILESMKFPAPVIGIAIEPKTKADVDKMGMALAKLAEEDPTFTVRTDEASGQTIISGMGELHLDILVDRMKREFKVEVNQGEPQVEYKEAFTKSAQHRETYKKQSGGRGKFGDIVFLLEPADEVDGKVPVGLQFINAVKGGNVPKEYIPSVEKGFREAMKTGPLAGYQVDSLKVTLLDGSFHPVDSDALSFELAARMGYREVAKAAGAVILEPIMKMEVITPEENMGDIVGDINRRRGQVNDMGDRAGAKTIKADVPLSEMFGYVTTLRTLSSGRATSTMEFSHYAETPSNISEAVIKKAKGNA from the coding sequence ATGGCTAGAGAACTTAAATATACAAGAAATATTGGAATTGCTGCTCATATTGATGCTGGTAAAACAACAACAACAGAGCGTATATTATTCTATACTGGAAAATCACACAAAATTGGTGAAGTACACGATGGTGCTGCAACAATGGACTGGATGGCACAAGAGCAAGAAAGAGGTATTACAATTACATCTGCTGCTACTACTTGTGAATGGAATTTTCCAACTGAACAAGGTAAAATTTTACCTGAAACATTACCGTATCATTTTAATATTATTGATACCCCAGGACACGTTGATTTTACTGTAGAGGTAAATCGTTCTTTACGTGTACTTGATGGTTTGGTTTTCTTATTTAGTGCTGTTGATGGTGTTGAGCCACAATCAGAAACGAACTGGAGACTTGCAGATCAATATAGAGTGCCACGTATTGGATTCGTAAACAAAATGGACCGTCAGGGTTCTAACTTTTTGATGGTTTGTCAGCAAGTTAGAGATATGTTAAAATCAAACGCAGTTGCGATTACTTTGCCAATTGGTGAAGAAAATGATTTTAAAGGGGTGGTTGATTTAGTAAAAAACCAAGCTATTGTATGGCATGAAGAAGGTTTAGGAGCAACTTATGATATTGTGCCTATTCCTGATGATATGCTTGCGGAAGTTAAAGAATACAGATCTATTCTTATAGAAGCGGTTGCTGATTATGATGAAAACTTGTTAGAGAAATTCATGGAAGATGAAGAATCTATTACAGAAGAAGAAATCAATATCGCATTAAGAGCTGCTGTTATGGATATGGCTATCATTCCTATGATTGCTGGTTCTTCTTTCAAAAACAAAGGAGTTCAATTCATGTTAGATGCAGTATGTAAATACTTGCCATCTCCAATGGATAAAGAAGGTATTACAGGTATTCATCCTGATGATGCTGAATTATTAGAAGAAGATCAAACTAAAATTTTACGTAAGCCTGATGTAAAAGAGCCTTTTGCTGCATTAGCGTTTAAGATTGCAACTGACCCATTCGTAGGTCGTTTAGCTTTCTTCCGTGCTTATTCAGGAAGACTTGATGCAGGTTCTTATGTTTTGAATACTCGTTCTGGTAACAAAGAAAGAATTTCTCGTATCTACCAAATGCATGCTAACAAACAAAATCCAATCGAATATATCGAAGCTGGAGATATTGGAGCAGCAGTTGGATTTAAGGATATTAAAACTGGAGATACATTGTGTGATGAAAAACACCCAATTATTCTTGAGTCAATGAAATTCCCTGCGCCAGTAATTGGTATTGCAATTGAGCCTAAAACAAAAGCTGACGTTGATAAAATGGGTATGGCTTTAGCTAAATTAGCTGAAGAAGATCCAACATTTACTGTTAGAACTGATGAAGCTTCAGGTCAAACTATTATTTCAGGAATGGGTGAGTTACACTTAGATATTCTTGTTGATAGAATGAAACGTGAGTTTAAAGTTGAAGTTAATCAAGGTGAGCCTCAAGTTGAATACAAAGAAGCTTTTACAAAATCAGCTCAACACAGAGAAACTTACAAAAAACAATCAGGAGGTCGTGGTAAATTCGGTGATATCGTATTTTTACTTGAGCCTGCAGATGAAGTTGATGGTAAAGTTCCTGTAGGGTTGCAGTTTATAAATGCGGTAAAAGGTGGTAACGTTCCTAAAGAATATATTCCATCTGTTGAGAAAGGATTTAGAGAAGCTATGAAAACAGGTCCTTTAGCAGGATACCAAGTTGATAGTTTGAAAGTAACTTTATTAGACGGATCTTTTCACCCTGTCGATTCAGACGCACTCTCTTTTGAGTTAGCTGCTAGAATGGGGTATAGAGAAGTTGCTAAAGCTGCTGGTGCTGTTATTCTTGAACCTATCATGAAAATGGAAGTTATTACACCAGAAGAAAACATGGGAGATATCGTAGGAGATATTAACCGTCGTAGAGGTCAGGTTAATGACATGGGTGATAGAGCAGGTGCTAAAACAATTAAAGCAGATGTGCCATTGTCAGAAATGTTTGGTTATGTAACAACATTAAGAACATTGTCTTCAGGTCGTGCAACTTCAACTATGGAATTTTCACACTACGCTGAAACACCTTCTAATATTTCAGAAGCAGTTATCAAAAAAGCAAAAGGAAACGCTTAA
- the rpsJ gene encoding 30S ribosomal protein S10: protein MSQKIRIKLKSYDHMLVDKSAEKIVKTVKSTGAVVTGPIPLPTHKKLFTVLRSPHVNKKAREQFEVMSYKRLIDIYSSSSKTIDALMKLELPSGVEVEIKV from the coding sequence ATGAGTCAAAAAATCAGAATAAAACTAAAATCTTACGATCACATGTTGGTAGACAAGTCTGCTGAAAAGATTGTAAAAACGGTTAAGAGTACCGGAGCAGTAGTAACAGGACCAATTCCGTTACCAACTCACAAAAAACTTTTTACTGTATTACGTTCTCCACACGTTAACAAAAAAGCGAGAGAACAATTCGAAGTAATGTCATACAAGAGATTGATCGACATTTATTCTTCTTCATCTAAAACAATTGATGCTTTAATGAAATTAGAATTGCCTAGTGGAGTTGAAGTAGAAATCAAAGTTTAA
- the rplC gene encoding 50S ribosomal protein L3 encodes MSGLIGRKIGMTSIFDENGKNIPCTVIEAGPCVVTQVRTKGVDGYEALQLGFDDKNEKHSTKAAVGHFKKAGTVAKKKVVEFQNFATEQKLGDLIDVSIFEEGEFVDVQGVSKGKGFQGVVKRHGFGGVGQATHGQHNRLRAPGSVGASSYPSRVFKGMRMAGRMGGENVKVQNLRVLKVVTDKNLLVIKGCVPGHNNSYVIIQK; translated from the coding sequence ATGTCTGGGTTAATTGGTAGAAAAATCGGCATGACTAGCATTTTCGACGAAAACGGGAAGAATATTCCTTGTACAGTAATCGAAGCTGGACCATGTGTTGTTACCCAAGTCAGAACCAAAGGTGTTGACGGGTACGAAGCGTTGCAACTTGGTTTCGATGACAAAAACGAGAAACATTCCACAAAAGCGGCTGTAGGTCACTTTAAAAAAGCGGGAACTGTAGCTAAGAAAAAAGTCGTTGAATTCCAAAATTTTGCAACTGAACAAAAATTAGGAGATCTTATTGATGTTTCTATTTTTGAAGAAGGAGAGTTTGTAGATGTACAAGGTGTATCTAAAGGTAAAGGTTTTCAAGGGGTTGTAAAACGTCACGGTTTTGGTGGTGTTGGTCAAGCAACTCATGGTCAACATAACCGTTTAAGAGCGCCAGGTTCTGTAGGAGCTTCTTCTTATCCATCTAGAGTATTCAAAGGAATGCGTATGGCTGGAAGAATGGGAGGAGAAAATGTAAAAGTTCAAAACCTTAGAGTTTTAAAAGTAGTGACTGATAAGAACCTACTTGTTATTAA